A genomic segment from Chloroflexota bacterium encodes:
- a CDS encoding exo-alpha-sialidase, whose product MLAGPWAPDGSHQIDFASLPRVPSEHVMVSDVRAEARHGSDLDRDRGGVNQHNYLAHYDGKFWVMWSDGPGIEDRVGQQVKFATSPDGLRWSSPRYLTPAPPGSGPSSPLYGQRTDQGLRYISRGFWRRDGELLALASLDEAAGFFGPSLALHAFRLDPTDDAWEPAGIVCRDAINNFPPERLPDGQWMMSRRRHNYREVGVDFLVGGVDAIDEWTSVPVLGSNTELSAEEPHWWALPDGRLAALFRDGRRSGFIYRAISADGGRTWSRPVRTNFPDATSKFSGLRLADGRYVLVSNPNPKRRDPLAISISDDGLVFHTMAYLVGGRWVDYPHVIEHGAHLFIAFAGGKQTVEVLRVRLIDLEGVRNPPLGPAR is encoded by the coding sequence ATGCTCGCCGGTCCGTGGGCGCCCGACGGCTCACACCAAATCGACTTTGCATCGCTTCCGCGGGTGCCGTCGGAGCACGTCATGGTGAGCGACGTGCGCGCCGAGGCGCGCCACGGCAGCGATCTCGACCGCGACCGGGGCGGCGTCAACCAGCACAACTACCTGGCGCATTACGACGGGAAGTTTTGGGTGATGTGGAGCGACGGCCCCGGCATCGAGGACCGCGTGGGGCAGCAGGTGAAGTTCGCCACGAGCCCCGATGGACTTCGGTGGTCGAGCCCTCGGTACCTCACGCCCGCGCCGCCGGGATCGGGTCCATCCTCGCCGCTGTATGGCCAGCGCACCGATCAAGGTCTGCGCTATATCTCGCGCGGGTTCTGGCGGCGGGACGGCGAGCTGCTGGCCCTGGCGTCGCTGGACGAGGCGGCAGGATTCTTCGGCCCGAGCCTGGCGCTGCACGCGTTTCGGCTCGATCCGACGGACGACGCGTGGGAACCCGCGGGCATCGTCTGCCGCGACGCCATCAACAACTTCCCGCCCGAGCGGCTGCCGGACGGCCAATGGATGATGTCCCGGCGCCGCCACAACTACCGCGAGGTCGGCGTTGACTTTCTGGTCGGCGGCGTGGACGCGATCGACGAGTGGACATCGGTTCCCGTGCTGGGGTCGAACACCGAGCTCTCGGCGGAGGAGCCGCACTGGTGGGCACTGCCCGACGGGAGGCTGGCGGCGCTGTTTCGGGACGGTCGCCGCAGCGGGTTCATCTACCGCGCGATTTCCGCGGACGGCGGGCGCACCTGGAGCCGCCCGGTGCGCACGAACTTCCCGGACGCCACGTCCAAGTTCAGCGGGTTGCGGCTGGCCGACGGTCGCTACGTGCTGGTGTCGAACCCCAATCCAAAGCGACGCGATCCGCTGGCGATTTCGATCAGTGACGACGGCCTGGTCTTTCACACCATGGCCTACCTGGTGGGCGGACGCTGGGTGGACTATCCGCACGTGATCGAGCATGGCGCCCATCTCTTCATTGCCTTTGCCGGCGGCAAGCAGACGGTGGAGGTGTTGCGGGTGCGGCTTATCGATCTCGAAGGGGTGCGCAATCCGCCGCTGGGGCCGGCTCGGTGA